In the genome of Acetonema longum DSM 6540, one region contains:
- a CDS encoding helix-turn-helix domain-containing protein, with translation MWPKTLRSRLIFLTAIAVTLPLLGSEYYTTLHSEQALILEKQRKLFGITRVLDHYLQGDYQDLLQKYDKLSASREEQISFLNQRLRSYTDQVAASHPGVGVGYYSRDLDAIITYGPSDIYHDRVGTPISPSHEGRLVMQTGGERVQIGDLVRGPIMNAMLPIIRKESVVGYIWANELTADIQAEIDIMKKRVYLSVFLGILLSLLGVGLLTPEAMDYLCRYAWPGNVRELANTLERAVVLARGVIQEKDLLPLGVEGMATRHLSIDSSGTLKEILHRTERSVIIQALQLNGGNRLKTAEMLGISRRALFYKIDEHKLTVPKSATDEQLTD, from the coding sequence ATGTGGCCGAAAACACTGCGGAGCAGGTTGATTTTCCTGACTGCAATTGCGGTAACCTTGCCGCTGTTAGGGTCTGAATATTATACGACGCTGCATTCGGAGCAAGCCCTGATTTTAGAAAAGCAGCGTAAATTGTTTGGCATTACCCGGGTCCTGGATCACTATCTGCAAGGCGATTATCAGGATTTACTGCAAAAATATGATAAACTGAGCGCGTCGCGGGAAGAACAGATCTCATTCCTCAATCAACGGCTGCGTTCCTATACGGACCAGGTCGCAGCTTCGCATCCGGGCGTAGGCGTGGGCTATTATTCCCGCGATCTGGATGCAATCATTACCTATGGCCCCAGCGATATTTACCATGACAGGGTAGGTACGCCCATCAGTCCCTCCCATGAGGGCCGCCTGGTGATGCAGACTGGAGGCGAAAGGGTGCAGATCGGCGATCTGGTCCGCGGCCCGATTATGAACGCCATGCTTCCGATTATCCGGAAAGAGAGCGTGGTCGGTTACATCTGGGCCAATGAACTGACCGCCGACATACAGGCTGAGATTGATATAATGAAAAAACGGGTTTATCTTTCCGTCTTTTTGGGCATCTTACTGAGTTTGCTCGGCGTTGGCCTGCTGACGCCGGAAGCCATGGACTATCTGTGCAGGTATGCCTGGCCCGGCAATGTGCGGGAACTGGCTAACACTCTGGAACGGGCGGTGGTGCTGGCTCGGGGAGTGATTCAGGAAAAGGATCTTCTGCCCCTGGGGGTGGAGGGAATGGCAACCCGCCATCTGAGTATTGACTCCAGCGGCACATTAAAAGAAATCTTGCACCGCACCGAACGAAGTGTGATCATCCAAGCCTTGCAGCTCAATGGAGGGAACCGTCTGAAAACGGCTGAGATGCTGGGAATCAGCCGCCGCGCTTTATTTTATAAAATTGACGAGCACAAACTGACAGTGCCCAAATCGGCGACAGATGAGCAACTGACTGATTGA
- a CDS encoding TetR/AcrR family transcriptional regulator, translated as MKSLTRKKLIKAGARAMLAKSYNAVGIQEVLSEVDVPKGSFYHYFSSKEEFGVAIVEYYGEQLAETIRKRLSDIGLSPWHRMKEYFLGVRSYYASAGCSEGCLVAKMATEIANASPRIRMALKAEFDKWVGLFARCIEEAQALGEISPEHDAAALAEFIYTSWEGGLIRMQVDQELNSIDNFMAYMFEYVIPLRK; from the coding sequence ATGAAAAGTTTAACACGGAAAAAATTGATCAAAGCCGGGGCAAGAGCAATGCTTGCCAAAAGCTACAATGCCGTAGGAATCCAGGAAGTGCTGTCCGAGGTGGATGTTCCGAAAGGATCTTTTTATCACTATTTTTCCTCCAAGGAAGAGTTTGGTGTGGCCATCGTAGAATATTACGGCGAACAACTGGCTGAGACCATAAGGAAGCGGCTGTCGGACATCGGCCTTTCCCCCTGGCACAGAATGAAAGAGTATTTCCTGGGGGTTCGTTCCTATTATGCCAGCGCTGGCTGCAGTGAAGGCTGCCTGGTGGCAAAAATGGCCACCGAGATTGCCAATGCCAGCCCCCGCATCAGGATGGCATTAAAAGCGGAATTTGACAAGTGGGTCGGGTTGTTTGCCCGCTGTATTGAAGAAGCGCAAGCCCTGGGTGAAATTTCCCCGGAGCACGATGCCGCCGCCCTGGCTGAATTTATTTATACCTCCTGGGAAGGCGGGCTTATTCGGATGCAGGTCGATCAAGAGCTTAATTCCATCGATAACTTTATGGCGTATATGTTTGAATATGTCATACCGTTGCGAAAGTAA
- a CDS encoding methyl-accepting chemotaxis protein has protein sequence MKEAITVPSNHETILSHYHYVLSHLKELVPADYGVTLADRTTCLLYIPAKNLDLNLAAGQPLREGSAIKRAIEEKRRIFTRIDKTVRGIPYIALATPLFDERGDVIGAVTITESVEHYDGLKEMAATLTEAISSLASTSEEISAQSEEIASVSRTLTHSAHDSQLRVQETDKVLGLIKNISAQTNLLGLNAAIEAARVGEQGRGFGVVAEEIRKLAAVSADSIKQVETIIQEIKTANTSSYQQTVQIEAAITQVAEAIGHIASSVQQVSAMAEKLDLTAGKLFEGNQ, from the coding sequence ATGAAGGAAGCCATTACCGTCCCGTCAAACCACGAGACAATTCTCAGCCATTATCACTATGTGTTATCACACTTAAAGGAACTTGTTCCGGCCGATTACGGCGTGACGCTGGCCGACCGCACCACCTGCTTATTGTACATACCCGCCAAGAATCTCGATCTCAACTTAGCCGCCGGTCAGCCATTGCGGGAGGGCAGCGCCATCAAGCGGGCGATCGAGGAAAAGCGGCGGATTTTTACCCGCATTGACAAAACGGTACGGGGAATTCCTTACATTGCGCTGGCGACTCCCTTATTCGATGAACGCGGTGACGTCATCGGCGCGGTAACGATCACCGAATCGGTCGAACACTACGACGGATTGAAGGAAATGGCGGCAACCCTAACCGAAGCTATCAGTTCTTTAGCCAGCACCAGTGAGGAAATCTCGGCGCAAAGCGAGGAAATTGCCTCGGTCAGCCGCACACTGACCCATTCGGCCCACGATTCTCAGCTTCGCGTACAGGAAACCGACAAAGTCCTCGGTTTAATCAAGAATATCTCGGCGCAAACGAATCTGTTGGGTTTAAACGCCGCAATCGAAGCGGCCAGGGTGGGCGAACAGGGCAGAGGGTTCGGCGTAGTTGCCGAGGAAATCCGCAAACTGGCCGCCGTCAGCGCTGATTCCATCAAGCAGGTAGAAACAATTATTCAGGAAATTAAAACAGCCAATACCAGTTCCTATCAGCAGACAGTGCAGATTGAAGCGGCCATCACCCAGGTGGCCGAGGCGATTGGTCATATCGCCTCCTCGGTGCAGCAGGTCAGCGCGATGGCGGAAAAGCTGGACCTTACCGCCGGCAAGCTATTCGAAGGCAACCAATAA
- a CDS encoding sigma-54 interaction domain-containing protein: MEPISKLFSAANTTVSLIEAVYDGILIADRDVIVRYVNTGYLQIAGLSREDIIGRSLPQVRPGSVLPQVIKTGVAQIGIYRQEGDAEYVVDMAPIRLEGAVIGGLSVVKSIARIKHLSRELEKYAQKNHELKATVDSLYQARYTFQDAIGISGAFRKTVALAKRMAGYDEDILITGESGTGKELFAQAIHNASSRAAKPFVAVNCSTLNVTLAESELFGYSSGSFTGALKGGKAGLFAMADGGTIMLDEIADLPYDMQAKLLRVLQERKVRRVGESTEEAVDIRVIAATNRDLLAMVKEGKYREDLYYRLSAMTLELPSLKNRKEDLAPLADNFLAEWGKKNKRTVTFLPLAYEMMLFYDWPGNVRELKNVVQFSAYTCDGDTVAEIHLPKSAYAQAFSLRPTWENGWGLGHSGSLKKILEDTERAVIRQMFAKYGQSLEAKKKIAAELEISLATLYNKTRTLE; the protein is encoded by the coding sequence ATGGAGCCAATCAGTAAGCTGTTTAGCGCCGCTAATACGACGGTGAGTCTGATCGAAGCGGTATATGACGGCATTCTTATTGCCGACAGGGATGTCATCGTGCGCTATGTCAATACCGGTTATTTGCAGATAGCCGGTCTCAGTCGCGAGGATATTATTGGAAGGTCGCTGCCGCAGGTACGGCCGGGAAGCGTGCTGCCGCAGGTCATTAAAACAGGCGTTGCTCAAATCGGCATCTACCGGCAGGAAGGCGATGCCGAATACGTTGTCGATATGGCGCCGATCCGGCTGGAAGGAGCGGTAATCGGCGGCCTCTCGGTCGTCAAGAGTATCGCCCGCATCAAGCACTTGTCCAGAGAACTGGAGAAATACGCTCAGAAAAATCATGAATTAAAGGCTACGGTTGACAGCTTATACCAAGCCCGCTATACGTTTCAGGATGCCATCGGCATTTCGGGTGCATTTCGGAAGACTGTCGCTTTGGCCAAGCGGATGGCCGGTTATGATGAAGATATCCTGATCACCGGGGAAAGCGGCACCGGCAAGGAGTTATTTGCGCAAGCCATTCACAATGCCAGCTCCCGCGCTGCCAAGCCGTTTGTCGCTGTAAATTGCTCGACATTGAATGTTACCTTGGCGGAAAGTGAGTTGTTCGGCTATTCCAGCGGCTCGTTTACCGGAGCGCTGAAAGGCGGTAAGGCAGGTTTATTTGCCATGGCCGACGGCGGCACGATCATGTTGGATGAAATTGCCGATCTCCCTTACGATATGCAGGCCAAACTGCTGCGAGTCCTTCAGGAGCGCAAAGTCAGAAGAGTCGGCGAATCCACCGAAGAAGCGGTCGACATCCGGGTCATCGCCGCAACCAACCGGGATTTGCTGGCGATGGTGAAAGAAGGAAAATATCGTGAGGATTTATATTACCGCCTGTCGGCGATGACCTTGGAGCTTCCCAGCCTGAAAAACCGGAAAGAAGACCTGGCGCCGCTGGCCGATAACTTTTTGGCGGAATGGGGAAAAAAGAATAAAAGAACAGTTACTTTTCTGCCCTTGGCCTACGAGATGATGCTATTCTATGATTGGCCCGGCAATGTCCGCGAGCTGAAAAATGTCGTCCAATTCTCCGCCTATACCTGCGATGGCGATACGGTAGCGGAAATTCACCTGCCGAAATCGGCTTATGCGCAAGCATTCTCCCTGCGCCCAACCTGGGAAAATGGCTGGGGATTGGGTCACTCCGGCAGCCTGAAAAAAATTCTTGAGGATACCGAAAGGGCGGTGATCCGGCAAATGTTCGCCAAATACGGCCAAAGTCTGGAAGCCAAAAAAAAGATTGCCGCCGAACTGGAAATTTCGCTGGCCACCTTATACAATAAAACGCGGACATTGGAGTAA
- a CDS encoding glycoside hydrolase family 3 protein gives MRMMAWILFVCSFLLPVFADAAQAAPAGYFGREVQVELALRSMDIEAKVGQMLLPAFRQYEGKDMTELPDSVADSIRRHHLGGVILFSGNITGVEQTVGLIHGIQQAAGSVPLFVAIDQEGGRVIRLSYGTGMPGNMALGAAGDPRYVFQAAEIIGRELKALGFNVNFAPVLDVNSNPDNPVIGVRSFSENPDVVAQMGQSYIRGLHAAGVAAAVKHFPGHGDTAMDSHLGIAVVPHDKKRLQAVELKPFREALAAGPDMVMTAHVTFPAFDRTTAISKKDGRPIQMPATLSHAVLTGLLRRDMGFEGLIVTDSLGMRAISDHFGPEAAAVLAVKAGADILLMPPDLSAVYTALLQAVKSGDISEERINQSVRRILRAKYDRGIWQPKSSKPSPRLATQIRWAKTVVASPDHRRKEAEISEKAITLLKNENHLLPFDLRQARNVLFLAPGEESYQAIQQALAETVAKAGARTEVSGVKYEKSGLTPAIQQAIDRADYIILATHSYDVDGRTPGRSRTADFSLATVNYANQRGKPLAVMMIRNPYDMMYLTGAKAVVALYGGGEGPNISAGLRIIFGLAKPGGKLPVSIPNPDGTGYLYRSGHGLTFAGGK, from the coding sequence ATGCGCATGATGGCGTGGATCCTGTTTGTGTGTTCATTTCTTTTGCCGGTGTTTGCCGATGCGGCCCAAGCGGCCCCGGCGGGTTACTTTGGCCGGGAAGTGCAGGTTGAACTGGCGCTTCGCTCCATGGACATTGAGGCCAAGGTGGGACAGATGCTCTTGCCGGCTTTTCGTCAATATGAAGGCAAAGACATGACCGAGCTGCCCGACTCTGTGGCTGACAGCATCCGGCGGCACCATCTGGGCGGGGTCATTTTGTTCAGCGGGAATATTACCGGTGTGGAGCAAACCGTGGGTCTCATCCATGGCATACAGCAGGCCGCCGGCTCTGTGCCTCTGTTTGTGGCTATCGATCAGGAAGGGGGTCGGGTGATCCGGCTGTCGTATGGCACCGGAATGCCAGGCAATATGGCTCTCGGCGCAGCCGGCGATCCCCGGTATGTCTTTCAGGCGGCTGAAATCATCGGCCGGGAACTGAAGGCCCTTGGCTTTAATGTAAACTTTGCACCGGTGCTGGATGTCAACTCCAATCCCGACAACCCGGTGATCGGAGTCCGTTCTTTCAGTGAAAATCCCGATGTGGTAGCGCAAATGGGCCAGTCTTATATCCGGGGCCTTCATGCTGCCGGTGTGGCGGCGGCAGTCAAGCACTTTCCCGGCCACGGGGACACGGCGATGGATTCCCATCTGGGCATTGCCGTGGTGCCTCATGACAAGAAGCGCTTGCAAGCCGTAGAACTGAAGCCCTTTCGGGAAGCGCTTGCGGCCGGACCGGATATGGTTATGACCGCCCATGTGACCTTTCCCGCCTTTGACCGTACCACTGCCATTTCCAAAAAAGACGGCCGGCCGATTCAAATGCCGGCCACTCTGTCTCATGCGGTATTAACCGGTCTCCTGCGGCGGGATATGGGGTTTGAAGGGCTGATTGTCACCGACTCCTTGGGGATGCGGGCTATTTCCGATCATTTTGGCCCGGAGGCAGCCGCTGTTTTGGCGGTAAAAGCCGGCGCCGACATCCTCTTAATGCCGCCGGACCTCTCCGCCGTCTATACTGCCTTGTTGCAAGCGGTAAAATCCGGCGATATTTCTGAGGAGAGGATTAACCAATCCGTCCGGCGCATCCTGAGGGCTAAATATGACCGGGGTATCTGGCAGCCCAAAAGCTCCAAACCTTCTCCCCGTCTCGCCACGCAGATCCGGTGGGCAAAAACCGTTGTCGCCAGTCCGGATCACCGCCGGAAGGAAGCTGAGATCAGCGAAAAGGCAATCACCCTGCTGAAAAACGAAAACCATCTGCTGCCGTTCGATCTGCGCCAGGCGCGAAACGTCCTTTTTCTGGCGCCGGGAGAAGAAAGCTACCAGGCCATCCAGCAGGCCCTGGCCGAAACAGTGGCCAAAGCCGGCGCCCGAACCGAAGTCAGCGGCGTTAAATATGAAAAATCCGGCCTGACACCTGCCATTCAACAGGCCATCGACCGGGCCGACTATATCATCCTGGCCACCCACAGCTACGATGTGGACGGTCGGACTCCCGGCCGGTCCCGGACTGCCGACTTCAGTCTGGCAACGGTAAACTACGCCAATCAGAGGGGTAAACCTCTGGCCGTCATGATGATCCGCAATCCCTATGACATGATGTACCTGACCGGAGCCAAAGCGGTTGTCGCCCTCTATGGCGGCGGTGAAGGCCCCAACATTTCCGCCGGTCTCAGAATCATCTTCGGTCTGGCCAAACCCGGCGGCAAACTGCCGGTCAGTATCCCGAATCCTGACGGGACGGGGTATTTGTACCGGTCCGGGCATGGACTGACATTTGCCGGCGGGAAATGA
- a CDS encoding CCA tRNA nucleotidyltransferase produces MIHVKRARQIMQALTAAGYEAYIVGGAVRDMVRGLEPHDIDIATNARPDQIRQAAEENGWFTVAVGEAFGVMIVQVDGQPFEVATFRGECYGADSHRPEEVWYCATLDEDLSRRDFTMNALAMDLAGRIIDRFDGMEDIRRRMIRAVGKPDLRFAEDGLRMFRAARFAAQTGFSLEADTQAAIGRNRERARGLSLERIRGELEKALLAPHPDLGLDSMLKTGLLDQSCRVKDRGVYEDVPILPELIHLDGLAQNPAYHHFDAWRHTLGTVRLVKPDLSLRWAALLHDVAKGWEGVRTVNRKGAWSDPGHEVKGAQLASAILTRLRLSDAQVRQISWLVRNHMQLPVEEYLVLRWLKQHARDFSGLASFRSAVESLLELHRADRLAGHVEPDLSTWETAAGHLGRILATMPFYPAELAISGGEIAAQLGSGPQVKSFQSDLLMRIQAGRLDHTREALLAALGARARRKTQE; encoded by the coding sequence ATGATTCACGTGAAACGTGCCAGACAGATTATGCAGGCCTTGACTGCTGCGGGGTATGAGGCGTATATCGTAGGGGGAGCGGTGCGGGATATGGTGCGCGGCCTGGAACCCCATGACATAGACATTGCCACCAACGCCAGGCCGGATCAGATCCGGCAGGCGGCGGAGGAAAATGGCTGGTTCACTGTGGCAGTGGGAGAAGCCTTTGGCGTGATGATTGTGCAGGTGGACGGACAGCCGTTTGAGGTAGCCACCTTTCGCGGCGAATGTTATGGCGCCGACAGCCACCGGCCGGAGGAGGTATGGTACTGTGCGACTCTGGACGAGGATCTGTCCCGCCGTGATTTTACCATGAACGCTTTGGCCATGGACTTGGCAGGACGGATCATTGACCGCTTTGACGGTATGGAGGACATTCGCCGCCGGATGATCCGGGCGGTGGGGAAGCCTGACCTTCGGTTTGCCGAAGATGGCTTGCGAATGTTCCGGGCGGCCCGCTTCGCCGCTCAGACCGGTTTTTCCCTTGAGGCGGATACTCAGGCGGCCATAGGCCGTAATCGGGAAAGAGCCAGAGGCCTGTCCCTCGAACGGATCCGGGGCGAGCTGGAAAAAGCTCTGCTGGCGCCTCATCCTGACCTGGGGCTGGATAGCATGCTGAAAACCGGCTTGCTGGACCAATCCTGCCGGGTCAAAGACCGAGGCGTCTACGAAGACGTCCCCATTCTGCCGGAACTGATCCACCTGGACGGGCTGGCCCAGAATCCGGCCTACCATCACTTCGATGCCTGGCGCCACACTCTCGGGACCGTGCGGCTGGTAAAACCGGACTTGTCCCTGCGCTGGGCGGCCCTTTTACACGATGTGGCCAAAGGCTGGGAAGGCGTGAGGACCGTCAACCGTAAAGGGGCCTGGTCCGATCCCGGTCACGAGGTGAAGGGGGCGCAGCTGGCGTCTGCCATCCTGACCCGGCTCAGGCTGAGCGACGCTCAGGTCCGGCAGATCTCCTGGCTGGTGCGCAATCATATGCAGCTGCCGGTGGAGGAATATCTCGTGCTGCGCTGGCTGAAACAGCATGCCCGCGACTTTTCCGGCCTGGCTTCTTTCCGCTCCGCCGTTGAATCCCTTCTGGAACTGCACCGGGCCGATCGCCTCGCCGGGCATGTGGAGCCGGATCTGTCAACCTGGGAAACGGCAGCCGGTCACTTGGGCCGGATCCTGGCGACGATGCCGTTTTATCCGGCGGAACTGGCTATTTCCGGCGGTGAAATTGCTGCTCAGCTGGGCAGCGGCCCTCAGGTAAAGTCCTTTCAATCCGATTTACTGATGCGCATCCAGGCCGGACGCCTGGATCATACCAGAGAGGCGCTGCTGGCAGCGCTGGGAGCGCGGGCGCGTCGCAAAACGCAGGAATAA
- the cooS gene encoding anaerobic carbon-monoxide dehydrogenase catalytic subunit, whose translation MSDKDSFIKNTDSITTGTVESVPGQGQASGSNNPEGHFDVHVNARKYYDIEKSPPPDQMFAWQRQHIQAHDQGKEGYPLNVIIDPAMREMYQHVHAQGLTNVFDRFSQQVKIRCNFCSQGLSCQLCANGPCRINDKTPRGVCGVDAHVMVARNFVYRHVTIGTAANIFHAQQAARTLKAAAQAPESGLRIRDKEKLYKYAEMAGLNTQNDMTKVALDFANWVLTDMGKPYYEESVMVQAFAPAKRKELWRQLGLFPGGGNSEVAFAQTKCMTNLNADPVDFLLTSVRLGIINEYQGLFALDILQEILMGTQKIHKTRQNMGLLKESMVNIVTNGHMPLVAQMVLELASSPEWNKRAQAAGAAGIQVLGHVCEGQQLMNYEGMQSLPAYGGQEGEWLSEEYLLATGAVDLFMFDYNCTVPTLPLYAKRFGTRMVSVHEVIRLPGTETVEFIPEKMQEQAGAILEKALESFAQRKQENRQVYIPPHTTECTVGFSTESVKQALGGSWQPLLDAIKAGSIRGIATVVGCTTAHYGQGGSNIFRIAKGLIAKDILVLSGGCTSAVMEYTGLTRPEAAEECGPGLKAVCTALGIPPVLSYGACVDIGKMTHTAKELADALGVDTNKLPLVIGAPEYLEQKAVADACTAIALGWLVHVAPVPSVTGSEVVVKTLTETTETLGLGKLMVELSADKTVEIYVDHIEKKRRELGI comes from the coding sequence ATGTCGGACAAGGATTCGTTTATCAAAAATACCGATTCCATTACCACCGGCACTGTGGAATCAGTGCCCGGACAGGGTCAGGCCAGCGGCTCCAACAACCCGGAAGGGCATTTTGACGTGCACGTGAATGCCCGTAAATACTATGATATTGAAAAGTCTCCGCCGCCGGACCAGATGTTTGCCTGGCAGCGGCAGCATATCCAGGCTCATGACCAAGGCAAGGAAGGCTACCCGCTGAACGTGATCATTGATCCGGCTATGCGGGAAATGTACCAGCATGTCCACGCCCAGGGCCTGACCAATGTATTCGACCGGTTTTCCCAGCAGGTCAAGATCCGCTGCAACTTCTGTTCCCAGGGGCTATCCTGCCAGCTTTGCGCCAATGGCCCCTGCCGTATCAACGATAAAACTCCCCGGGGCGTCTGCGGCGTGGATGCCCATGTGATGGTGGCCCGCAACTTTGTCTACCGCCATGTCACCATCGGCACGGCGGCCAACATTTTTCACGCCCAGCAGGCGGCCCGTACGCTGAAGGCGGCGGCCCAGGCCCCGGAAAGCGGGCTCAGGATCCGGGACAAGGAGAAACTTTATAAATACGCCGAAATGGCCGGCCTGAATACCCAAAACGACATGACCAAGGTTGCCCTGGATTTTGCCAACTGGGTGCTGACGGACATGGGCAAACCCTATTATGAAGAATCAGTTATGGTTCAGGCCTTTGCCCCGGCCAAGCGCAAGGAACTGTGGCGCCAGCTCGGGCTGTTTCCCGGTGGCGGCAACAGTGAGGTGGCTTTTGCCCAGACTAAATGCATGACCAACCTGAACGCCGACCCGGTGGACTTTCTTCTCACTTCGGTGCGCTTAGGCATAATCAACGAGTATCAGGGACTGTTCGCCCTGGATATTCTGCAGGAAATCCTGATGGGTACGCAAAAAATCCATAAGACCCGGCAGAACATGGGACTTTTAAAAGAAAGCATGGTCAACATCGTGACTAACGGCCATATGCCCCTGGTGGCCCAGATGGTGCTTGAACTGGCCTCGTCCCCGGAATGGAACAAAAGGGCTCAGGCGGCAGGCGCTGCCGGAATCCAGGTGCTGGGCCACGTCTGTGAAGGACAGCAGCTGATGAACTACGAAGGCATGCAGAGCTTGCCGGCTTATGGCGGTCAGGAAGGGGAATGGCTGTCGGAGGAATACCTCCTGGCCACCGGCGCTGTGGACCTGTTTATGTTTGACTATAATTGCACCGTGCCGACCCTGCCTTTATACGCTAAACGGTTCGGGACCAGGATGGTCAGCGTCCATGAGGTCATCCGGCTGCCCGGCACTGAAACGGTGGAATTTATCCCGGAAAAAATGCAGGAGCAGGCGGGAGCCATTCTGGAAAAGGCATTAGAGTCCTTTGCCCAGCGCAAGCAGGAAAACCGGCAGGTGTATATCCCGCCGCATACCACCGAATGCACGGTGGGCTTTAGCACCGAGTCGGTGAAACAGGCTCTGGGCGGCTCCTGGCAGCCGCTTCTTGACGCCATTAAGGCCGGCAGCATCCGGGGTATAGCCACGGTGGTGGGCTGCACCACTGCTCATTACGGCCAGGGCGGCAGCAATATCTTCCGTATTGCCAAGGGACTGATTGCCAAGGACATCTTAGTGCTGTCCGGCGGCTGCACTTCCGCCGTGATGGAGTATACCGGCCTGACCCGTCCGGAGGCGGCGGAAGAATGCGGCCCCGGTCTGAAGGCAGTCTGTACGGCCCTGGGAATCCCGCCGGTCTTGTCCTACGGCGCCTGCGTGGATATCGGCAAGATGACCCATACCGCCAAAGAACTGGCTGATGCTCTGGGTGTGGACACCAACAAGCTGCCCCTGGTCATCGGCGCGCCGGAGTATCTGGAGCAAAAGGCGGTGGCTGATGCCTGCACGGCCATTGCTCTGGGCTGGCTGGTCCATGTGGCCCCGGTGCCCTCGGTCACCGGCAGCGAAGTGGTGGTCAAGACTCTGACTGAGACCACTGAAACCCTGGGGTTGGGCAAACTGATGGTGGAACTCAGCGCGGATAAAACGGTAGAGATCTACGTGGACCACATTGAGAAAAAACGCCGGGAACTGGGGATATAA